A stretch of Pomacea canaliculata isolate SZHN2017 linkage group LG6, ASM307304v1, whole genome shotgun sequence DNA encodes these proteins:
- the LOC112567284 gene encoding uncharacterized protein LOC112567284 isoform X2, translated as MPEHDLESGTERTSLVRDQVRTTWRDSSCCGALCFISLLLGIGFVITMFLMASGIPAIIFLRYVPDPYKWLMIIFVPLIALVWFFAGNICVYIIYNKFNKTNRTAENYCDPGLYYFTFVANVFGYIAIILGLVYGVVYLCRKNE; from the exons ATGCCGGAACACGATCTCGAGAGTGGCACAGAGAGGACGAGTCTGGTTCGAGACCAAG TGAGAACGACCTGGAGGGATTCAAGCTGCTGCGGAG cttTGTGTTTCATAAGTCTCCTGCTTGGCATTGGTTTTGTCATCACCATGTTTTTGATGG CAAGCGGAATACCTGCTATAATCTTCCTTCGTTACGTACCGGATCCATACAAGTGGTTGATGATCATCTTTGTGCCCCTGATCGCACTTGTATGGTTCTTTGCAG GCAATATCTGCGTGTACATAATTTACAACAAGTTCAATAAGACGAACCGCACTGCTGAAAACTACTGTGACCCGGGCCTCTACTACTTCACCTTCGTTGCCAACGTTTTTGGATACATCGCCATCATACTTGGTTTAGTTTACGGGGTGGTTTATCTCTGTCGGAAGAATGAGTAG
- the LOC112567284 gene encoding uncharacterized protein LOC112567284 isoform X1, whose product MPEHDLESGTERTSLVRDQVRTTWRDSSCCGALCFISLLLGIGFVITMFLMGVSKVRECPASPFIPVYLFIASGIPAIIFLRYVPDPYKWLMIIFVPLIALVWFFAGNICVYIIYNKFNKTNRTAENYCDPGLYYFTFVANVFGYIAIILGLVYGVVYLCRKNE is encoded by the exons ATGCCGGAACACGATCTCGAGAGTGGCACAGAGAGGACGAGTCTGGTTCGAGACCAAG TGAGAACGACCTGGAGGGATTCAAGCTGCTGCGGAG cttTGTGTTTCATAAGTCTCCTGCTTGGCATTGGTTTTGTCATCACCATGTTTTTGATGG GTGTGTCCAAGGTTCGCGAATGTCCTGCAAGTCCTTTCATCCCTGTGTATCTGTTCATAGCAAGCGGAATACCTGCTATAATCTTCCTTCGTTACGTACCGGATCCATACAAGTGGTTGATGATCATCTTTGTGCCCCTGATCGCACTTGTATGGTTCTTTGCAG GCAATATCTGCGTGTACATAATTTACAACAAGTTCAATAAGACGAACCGCACTGCTGAAAACTACTGTGACCCGGGCCTCTACTACTTCACCTTCGTTGCCAACGTTTTTGGATACATCGCCATCATACTTGGTTTAGTTTACGGGGTGGTTTATCTCTGTCGGAAGAATGAGTAG